Proteins from one Podarcis raffonei isolate rPodRaf1 chromosome 1, rPodRaf1.pri, whole genome shotgun sequence genomic window:
- the RAB3IL1 gene encoding guanine nucleotide exchange factor for Rab-3A isoform X1, producing MWRGQAQFEETRQHLQKQPVVGQWKPLAPSNRGQELQQPEPSAKDSAGGEENQSVAQLNVSRLRSSSVEIREKGSEFLKEELHRAQKELKLKDEECERLSKVREQLEQELEELTASLFEEAHKMVREANTKQAASEKQLREARGKIDMLQAEVTALKTLVITSTPSSPNRELHPQLQSPSKAVFRKGHGRNKSTSSAGAATAASQPVEPVSSEFKESGVPTLLSLLLCIVPAKAIHITYEPGWQSLASDSSFSSSLSWQVDSILFAEFQAWKESPTLDKSSSFLERIYQEDVGPCLDFTKHELSELIQAAVEQNTLTIEPVATQALPVVKVSAIECGGPNGFRSQIVTKCALSGLSRACRHRIKLGDSGNYYYISPSCRARITAVCNFFTYIRYIQQGLVRQDVELMYWEIMRLRKEMSIAKLGFFPSEI from the exons CCAGGCCCAGTTTGAGGAGACCCGGCAGCATCTCCAAAAGCAGCCAGTGGTGGGACAATGGAAGCCCCTTGCACCTAGCAACAGGGGCCAGGAGCTGCAGCAGCCAGAGCCTTCTGCCAAGGACTCGGCAGGTGGGGAGGAGAACCAGTCCGTGGCGCAACTCAACGTCTCCCGCTTGCGCAGCTCCTCTGTGGAGATCCGTGAGAAGGGATCTGAATTCCTGAAAGAAGAGCTCCATAGAGCTCAGAAG GAGTTGAAGTTGAAGGATGAAGAATGCGAGAGACTTTCAAAAGTCAGAGAGcagctggagcaggaactggaagAGTTAACCGCAAGCTTGTTTGAG GAAGCCCATAAGATGGTGCGGGAGGCAAACACCAAGCAAGCAGCATCCGAGAAGCAGCTGAGGGAAGCCCGAGGGAAG ATTGACATGCTGCAGGCGGAGGTGACCGCCTTGAAGACTCTGGTAATCACGTCTACGCCTTCTTCTCCCAACCGGGAGTTGCACCCCCAGCTCCAAAGCCCCTCCAAGGCAGTCTTCAGAAAAGGGCACGGGCGGAATAAGAGCACCAGCAGTGCGGGCGCTGCCACTGCCGCCAGCCAACCAGTGGAGCCAGTCAGCAGTGAGTTCAAAGAG TCTGGGGTGCccaccctcctctccctccttctctgtaTCGTCCCTGCGAAGGCCATCCACATCACCTATGAGCCAGGCTGGCAGTCCCTGGCATCagactcttccttctcctcttctctctcatGGCAG GTGGATTCCATCTTGTTTGCCGAATTCCAGGCTTGGAAAGAGTCTCCAACACTAGATAAATCATCTTCTTTCCTCGAAAGGATTTACCAGGAAGATGTAGGCCCGTGTCTGGACTTTACTAAGCATGAG CTCTCGGAGCTGATTCAGGCAGCTGTGGAGCAGAACACGCTCACCATTGAACCCGTGGCTACCCAGGCACTGCCTGTGGTGAAGGTGTCAGCCATTGAATGCGGCGGACCAAA tggcttccGGTCCCAAATTGTAAC GAAATGTGCTCTAAGTGGCCTGTCTCGGGCCTGTAGGCATCGCATCAAGCTGGGAGACTCTGGGAATTACTACTACATCTCCCCTTCCTGCAGGGCCAGG ATTACAGCAGTATGCAACTTCTTCACCTATATCCGTTACATCCAGCAGGGACTGGTGAGGCAGGATG TGGAATTGATGTACTGGGAAATCATGCGTCTCAGAAAGGAAATGTCCATAGCTAAGCTGGGGTTCTTTCCCAGTGAGATTTAG
- the RAB3IL1 gene encoding guanine nucleotide exchange factor for Rab-3A isoform X2 — protein MWRGQAQFEETRQHLQKQPVVGQWKPLAPSNRGQELQQPEPSAKDSAGGEENQSVAQLNVSRLRSSSVEIREKGSEFLKEELHRAQKELKLKDEECERLSKVREQLEQELEELTASLFEEAHKMVREANTKQAASEKQLREARGKIDMLQAEVTALKTLVITSTPSSPNRELHPQLQSPSKAVFRKGHGRNKSTSSAGAATAASQPVEPVSSEFKESGVPTLLSLLLCIVPAKAIHITYEPGWQSLASDSSFSSSLSWQVDSILFAEFQAWKESPTLDKSSSFLERIYQEDVGPCLDFTKHELSELIQAAVEQNTLTIEPVATQALPVVKVSAIECGGPKKCALSGLSRACRHRIKLGDSGNYYYISPSCRARITAVCNFFTYIRYIQQGLVRQDVELMYWEIMRLRKEMSIAKLGFFPSEI, from the exons CCAGGCCCAGTTTGAGGAGACCCGGCAGCATCTCCAAAAGCAGCCAGTGGTGGGACAATGGAAGCCCCTTGCACCTAGCAACAGGGGCCAGGAGCTGCAGCAGCCAGAGCCTTCTGCCAAGGACTCGGCAGGTGGGGAGGAGAACCAGTCCGTGGCGCAACTCAACGTCTCCCGCTTGCGCAGCTCCTCTGTGGAGATCCGTGAGAAGGGATCTGAATTCCTGAAAGAAGAGCTCCATAGAGCTCAGAAG GAGTTGAAGTTGAAGGATGAAGAATGCGAGAGACTTTCAAAAGTCAGAGAGcagctggagcaggaactggaagAGTTAACCGCAAGCTTGTTTGAG GAAGCCCATAAGATGGTGCGGGAGGCAAACACCAAGCAAGCAGCATCCGAGAAGCAGCTGAGGGAAGCCCGAGGGAAG ATTGACATGCTGCAGGCGGAGGTGACCGCCTTGAAGACTCTGGTAATCACGTCTACGCCTTCTTCTCCCAACCGGGAGTTGCACCCCCAGCTCCAAAGCCCCTCCAAGGCAGTCTTCAGAAAAGGGCACGGGCGGAATAAGAGCACCAGCAGTGCGGGCGCTGCCACTGCCGCCAGCCAACCAGTGGAGCCAGTCAGCAGTGAGTTCAAAGAG TCTGGGGTGCccaccctcctctccctccttctctgtaTCGTCCCTGCGAAGGCCATCCACATCACCTATGAGCCAGGCTGGCAGTCCCTGGCATCagactcttccttctcctcttctctctcatGGCAG GTGGATTCCATCTTGTTTGCCGAATTCCAGGCTTGGAAAGAGTCTCCAACACTAGATAAATCATCTTCTTTCCTCGAAAGGATTTACCAGGAAGATGTAGGCCCGTGTCTGGACTTTACTAAGCATGAG CTCTCGGAGCTGATTCAGGCAGCTGTGGAGCAGAACACGCTCACCATTGAACCCGTGGCTACCCAGGCACTGCCTGTGGTGAAGGTGTCAGCCATTGAATGCGGCGGACCAAA GAAATGTGCTCTAAGTGGCCTGTCTCGGGCCTGTAGGCATCGCATCAAGCTGGGAGACTCTGGGAATTACTACTACATCTCCCCTTCCTGCAGGGCCAGG ATTACAGCAGTATGCAACTTCTTCACCTATATCCGTTACATCCAGCAGGGACTGGTGAGGCAGGATG TGGAATTGATGTACTGGGAAATCATGCGTCTCAGAAAGGAAATGTCCATAGCTAAGCTGGGGTTCTTTCCCAGTGAGATTTAG
- the RAB3IL1 gene encoding guanine nucleotide exchange factor for Rab-3A isoform X3, whose product MWRGQAQFEETRQHLQKQPVVGQWKPLAPSNRGQELQQPEPSAKDSAGGEENQSVAQLNVSRLRSSSVEIREKGSEFLKEELHRAQKELKLKDEECERLSKVREQLEQELEELTASLFEEAHKMVREANTKQAASEKQLREARGKIDMLQAEVTALKTLVITSTPSSPNRELHPQLQSPSKAVFRKGHGRNKSTSSAGAATAASQPVEPVSSEFKEAIHITYEPGWQSLASDSSFSSSLSWQVDSILFAEFQAWKESPTLDKSSSFLERIYQEDVGPCLDFTKHELSELIQAAVEQNTLTIEPVATQALPVVKVSAIECGGPNGFRSQIVTKCALSGLSRACRHRIKLGDSGNYYYISPSCRARITAVCNFFTYIRYIQQGLVRQDVELMYWEIMRLRKEMSIAKLGFFPSEI is encoded by the exons CCAGGCCCAGTTTGAGGAGACCCGGCAGCATCTCCAAAAGCAGCCAGTGGTGGGACAATGGAAGCCCCTTGCACCTAGCAACAGGGGCCAGGAGCTGCAGCAGCCAGAGCCTTCTGCCAAGGACTCGGCAGGTGGGGAGGAGAACCAGTCCGTGGCGCAACTCAACGTCTCCCGCTTGCGCAGCTCCTCTGTGGAGATCCGTGAGAAGGGATCTGAATTCCTGAAAGAAGAGCTCCATAGAGCTCAGAAG GAGTTGAAGTTGAAGGATGAAGAATGCGAGAGACTTTCAAAAGTCAGAGAGcagctggagcaggaactggaagAGTTAACCGCAAGCTTGTTTGAG GAAGCCCATAAGATGGTGCGGGAGGCAAACACCAAGCAAGCAGCATCCGAGAAGCAGCTGAGGGAAGCCCGAGGGAAG ATTGACATGCTGCAGGCGGAGGTGACCGCCTTGAAGACTCTGGTAATCACGTCTACGCCTTCTTCTCCCAACCGGGAGTTGCACCCCCAGCTCCAAAGCCCCTCCAAGGCAGTCTTCAGAAAAGGGCACGGGCGGAATAAGAGCACCAGCAGTGCGGGCGCTGCCACTGCCGCCAGCCAACCAGTGGAGCCAGTCAGCAGTGAGTTCAAAGAG GCCATCCACATCACCTATGAGCCAGGCTGGCAGTCCCTGGCATCagactcttccttctcctcttctctctcatGGCAG GTGGATTCCATCTTGTTTGCCGAATTCCAGGCTTGGAAAGAGTCTCCAACACTAGATAAATCATCTTCTTTCCTCGAAAGGATTTACCAGGAAGATGTAGGCCCGTGTCTGGACTTTACTAAGCATGAG CTCTCGGAGCTGATTCAGGCAGCTGTGGAGCAGAACACGCTCACCATTGAACCCGTGGCTACCCAGGCACTGCCTGTGGTGAAGGTGTCAGCCATTGAATGCGGCGGACCAAA tggcttccGGTCCCAAATTGTAAC GAAATGTGCTCTAAGTGGCCTGTCTCGGGCCTGTAGGCATCGCATCAAGCTGGGAGACTCTGGGAATTACTACTACATCTCCCCTTCCTGCAGGGCCAGG ATTACAGCAGTATGCAACTTCTTCACCTATATCCGTTACATCCAGCAGGGACTGGTGAGGCAGGATG TGGAATTGATGTACTGGGAAATCATGCGTCTCAGAAAGGAAATGTCCATAGCTAAGCTGGGGTTCTTTCCCAGTGAGATTTAG
- the RAB3IL1 gene encoding guanine nucleotide exchange factor for Rab-3A isoform X4, whose protein sequence is MWRGQAQFEETRQHLQKQPVVGQWKPLAPSNRGQELQQPEPSAKDSAGGEENQSVAQLNVSRLRSSSVEIREKGSEFLKEELHRAQKELKLKDEECERLSKVREQLEQELEELTASLFEEAHKMVREANTKQAASEKQLREARGKIDMLQAEVTALKTLVITSTPSSPNRELHPQLQSPSKAVFRKGHGRNKSTSSAGAATAASQPVEPVSSEFKEVDSILFAEFQAWKESPTLDKSSSFLERIYQEDVGPCLDFTKHELSELIQAAVEQNTLTIEPVATQALPVVKVSAIECGGPNGFRSQIVTKCALSGLSRACRHRIKLGDSGNYYYISPSCRARITAVCNFFTYIRYIQQGLVRQDVELMYWEIMRLRKEMSIAKLGFFPSEI, encoded by the exons CCAGGCCCAGTTTGAGGAGACCCGGCAGCATCTCCAAAAGCAGCCAGTGGTGGGACAATGGAAGCCCCTTGCACCTAGCAACAGGGGCCAGGAGCTGCAGCAGCCAGAGCCTTCTGCCAAGGACTCGGCAGGTGGGGAGGAGAACCAGTCCGTGGCGCAACTCAACGTCTCCCGCTTGCGCAGCTCCTCTGTGGAGATCCGTGAGAAGGGATCTGAATTCCTGAAAGAAGAGCTCCATAGAGCTCAGAAG GAGTTGAAGTTGAAGGATGAAGAATGCGAGAGACTTTCAAAAGTCAGAGAGcagctggagcaggaactggaagAGTTAACCGCAAGCTTGTTTGAG GAAGCCCATAAGATGGTGCGGGAGGCAAACACCAAGCAAGCAGCATCCGAGAAGCAGCTGAGGGAAGCCCGAGGGAAG ATTGACATGCTGCAGGCGGAGGTGACCGCCTTGAAGACTCTGGTAATCACGTCTACGCCTTCTTCTCCCAACCGGGAGTTGCACCCCCAGCTCCAAAGCCCCTCCAAGGCAGTCTTCAGAAAAGGGCACGGGCGGAATAAGAGCACCAGCAGTGCGGGCGCTGCCACTGCCGCCAGCCAACCAGTGGAGCCAGTCAGCAGTGAGTTCAAAGAG GTGGATTCCATCTTGTTTGCCGAATTCCAGGCTTGGAAAGAGTCTCCAACACTAGATAAATCATCTTCTTTCCTCGAAAGGATTTACCAGGAAGATGTAGGCCCGTGTCTGGACTTTACTAAGCATGAG CTCTCGGAGCTGATTCAGGCAGCTGTGGAGCAGAACACGCTCACCATTGAACCCGTGGCTACCCAGGCACTGCCTGTGGTGAAGGTGTCAGCCATTGAATGCGGCGGACCAAA tggcttccGGTCCCAAATTGTAAC GAAATGTGCTCTAAGTGGCCTGTCTCGGGCCTGTAGGCATCGCATCAAGCTGGGAGACTCTGGGAATTACTACTACATCTCCCCTTCCTGCAGGGCCAGG ATTACAGCAGTATGCAACTTCTTCACCTATATCCGTTACATCCAGCAGGGACTGGTGAGGCAGGATG TGGAATTGATGTACTGGGAAATCATGCGTCTCAGAAAGGAAATGTCCATAGCTAAGCTGGGGTTCTTTCCCAGTGAGATTTAG
- the RAB3IL1 gene encoding guanine nucleotide exchange factor for Rab-3A isoform X5, with protein sequence MWRGQAQFEETRQHLQKQPVVGQWKPLAPSNRGQELQQPEPSAKDSAGGEENQSVAQLNVSRLRSSSVEIREKGSEFLKEELHRAQKELKLKDEECERLSKVREQLEQELEELTASLFEEAHKMVREANTKQAASEKQLREARGKIDMLQAEVTALKTLVITSTPSSPNRELHPQLQSPSKAVFRKGHGRNKSTSSAGAATAASQPVEPVSSEFKEVDSILFAEFQAWKESPTLDKSSSFLERIYQEDVGPCLDFTKHELSELIQAAVEQNTLTIEPVATQALPVVKVSAIECGGPKKCALSGLSRACRHRIKLGDSGNYYYISPSCRARITAVCNFFTYIRYIQQGLVRQDVELMYWEIMRLRKEMSIAKLGFFPSEI encoded by the exons CCAGGCCCAGTTTGAGGAGACCCGGCAGCATCTCCAAAAGCAGCCAGTGGTGGGACAATGGAAGCCCCTTGCACCTAGCAACAGGGGCCAGGAGCTGCAGCAGCCAGAGCCTTCTGCCAAGGACTCGGCAGGTGGGGAGGAGAACCAGTCCGTGGCGCAACTCAACGTCTCCCGCTTGCGCAGCTCCTCTGTGGAGATCCGTGAGAAGGGATCTGAATTCCTGAAAGAAGAGCTCCATAGAGCTCAGAAG GAGTTGAAGTTGAAGGATGAAGAATGCGAGAGACTTTCAAAAGTCAGAGAGcagctggagcaggaactggaagAGTTAACCGCAAGCTTGTTTGAG GAAGCCCATAAGATGGTGCGGGAGGCAAACACCAAGCAAGCAGCATCCGAGAAGCAGCTGAGGGAAGCCCGAGGGAAG ATTGACATGCTGCAGGCGGAGGTGACCGCCTTGAAGACTCTGGTAATCACGTCTACGCCTTCTTCTCCCAACCGGGAGTTGCACCCCCAGCTCCAAAGCCCCTCCAAGGCAGTCTTCAGAAAAGGGCACGGGCGGAATAAGAGCACCAGCAGTGCGGGCGCTGCCACTGCCGCCAGCCAACCAGTGGAGCCAGTCAGCAGTGAGTTCAAAGAG GTGGATTCCATCTTGTTTGCCGAATTCCAGGCTTGGAAAGAGTCTCCAACACTAGATAAATCATCTTCTTTCCTCGAAAGGATTTACCAGGAAGATGTAGGCCCGTGTCTGGACTTTACTAAGCATGAG CTCTCGGAGCTGATTCAGGCAGCTGTGGAGCAGAACACGCTCACCATTGAACCCGTGGCTACCCAGGCACTGCCTGTGGTGAAGGTGTCAGCCATTGAATGCGGCGGACCAAA GAAATGTGCTCTAAGTGGCCTGTCTCGGGCCTGTAGGCATCGCATCAAGCTGGGAGACTCTGGGAATTACTACTACATCTCCCCTTCCTGCAGGGCCAGG ATTACAGCAGTATGCAACTTCTTCACCTATATCCGTTACATCCAGCAGGGACTGGTGAGGCAGGATG TGGAATTGATGTACTGGGAAATCATGCGTCTCAGAAAGGAAATGTCCATAGCTAAGCTGGGGTTCTTTCCCAGTGAGATTTAG